The following proteins are encoded in a genomic region of Sparus aurata chromosome 11, fSpaAur1.1, whole genome shotgun sequence:
- the LOC115591223 gene encoding GTPase IMAP family member 8-like isoform X1, with amino-acid sequence MERDLGEKDSISPSEIRLVLIGGRWAGKSSCGNTILGEGRFECGRTRTAQSEARHTEVEGRRLIVVDAPGWKCSLSLTEIPERDKQSFKLNASKCPPGPNVFLLVIPIDCAFSGEQRRIVEQHMRLLREQAWRYTMVLFTCGDILGKKTIEQHIESEGDALKWLIDKCRHRYHVFNNKEKSDSSQVTQLLEKINEMVRHNEGSYYEVDEQTLNIIETKQREVAEKAEKRRRRAEEQRQQMKTVLEGECPKSTETLQKLKIVVLGSRGVGKTSVGNTILGIKETEDGRRTAHSVARQGFVGKTEVTVVDTPGWWKSFLVYDTTEAIIEEVKLSMFLCPPGPHVFLLVIDADGSFNANHLDAVTTHMELLGEEVWRRTIVVFTRGDWLGSNTIEQYIEGEGQAMQSLVEQCGNRYHVIDNKNADDGTQVTELLEKITETVAGNGWDHFAPDEEIFLTIQEKRRQVEERARLRESQVKARRRVLSGSSNRLQELRIAMLGQRTSGKTATGNNILRKGVFPTCENMHCQEEKGEVAGRSITVIDTPGWWKKSCHWTQETDKEMVRGLSGSPSGVHAVLLVVPLDLRFREAQQVALEEHMNLFDTSIWKHTMVLFTYGDKLADETIEEHIEREHSALRWLVDKCENKYHVINNMKKSDLSQVTKLFEKIEEMVAGNNGRLFSPDVNKIHERIEEKFRRCQLKNVLKQRVEEEYRRRELELMTGFRETLYKLQTDIKENVASTKLKSLIADMTKIKAKGIGQKKKGGKEKEDNTDAIFSHYIEKLNKDIMRSTDHLGNSMDFLVPDLKGSNPAPSTTNSQSERKRSLNQSSAPFDNVLRWLSSLQLARNPESELTLNFSQTSGYRSVLPQDDLDLDTEADFLE; translated from the exons GAGAGAAAGACAGCATCAGCCCATCGGAGATCAGACTCGTTCTTATTGGTGGAAGATGGGCTGGCAAGAGCTCCTGTGGCAACACCATTCTGGGAGAGGGCAGGTTTGAGTGTGGCCGAACCCGAACGGCTCAGTCTGAAGCGAGACATACAGAGGTGGAGGGCAGGAGGCTCATTGTGGTCGATGCTCCAGGATGGAAatgctccctctccctcactgaGATCCCAGAGAGGGACAAGCAAAGCTTTAAACTCAATGCCTCAAAGTGTCCACCCGGACCAAATGTTTTCCTCCTTGTCATTCCCATAGACTGTGCTTTCTCCGGGGAGCAGAGGAGGATTGTGGAGCAGCACATGAGGTTGCTAAGGGAGCAGGCCTGGAGATACACCATGGTGTTGTTCACCTGTGGGGACATCCTCGGGAAGAAGACGATAGAGCAGCACATTGAGAGTGAGGGAGACGCACTCAAGTGGTTGATAGATAAATGCAGGCACAGGTACCACGTGTTTAACAATAAGGAGAAGAGTGACTCATCTCAGGTGACGCAGCTGCTGGAGAAGATCAATGAGATGGTGCGGCACAACGAAGGCAGCTACTACGAGGTAGACGAACAGACGCTCAACATCATTGAAACGAAACAGCGAGAAGTGGCCGAAAAGGCTGAAAAGAGACGACGGAGGGCCGaagaacaaagacaacaaatgaaaacagtcCTTGAAGGTGAATGTCCCA AGTCGACGGAAACTCTCCAAAAACTCAAAATAGTTGTCTTGGGAAGCCGGGGCGTTGGGAAAACCTCAGTGGGGAACACCATCTTGGGAATCAAAGAGACAGAAGACGGGAGGAGAACGGCACATTCCGTGGCCCGGCAGGGTTTTGTGGGTAAAACTGAAGTGACTGTTGTTGACACACCAGGTTGGTGGAAAAGCTTCCTTGTGTACGACACAACTGAAGCGATCATAGAGGAAGTGAAGCTCAGCATGTTTCTGTGCCCCCCTGGGCCGCACGTCTTCCTGCTGGTTATAGATGCAGATGGATCTTTTAATGCCAATCACTTGGATGCAGTGACGACACACATGGAGCTTCTCGGAGAAGAAGTGTGGAGACGCACCATCGTAGTCTTCACCAGGGGAGACTGGCTGGGCTCAAACACCATAGAGCAGTACATCGAAGGAGAGGGACAGGCCATGCAGTCCCTGGTCGAACAATGTGGAAACAGATACCATGTCATCGACAACAAGAATGCAGATGATGGTACTCaagtcacagagctgctggagaaaaTCACTGAGACTGTGGCTGGAAATGGTTGGGACCATTTTGCCCCGGATGAGGAGATATTTCTGACCATTCAAGAGAAAAGACGACAAGTGGAAGAAAGAGCAAGACTGAGGGAAAGTCAAGTCAAGGCCAGAAGAAGAGTCCTCAGCG GTTCCAGCAATAGATTACAGGAGCTGAGGATAGCAATGCTCGGTCAGAGGACATCTGGAAAGACTGCAACAGGAAATAACATCCTCCGTAAAGGAGTGTTCCCCACCTGTGAGAATATGCACTGTCAGGAAGAGAAGGGGGAAGTTGCTGGCAGATCGATCACAGTGATCGACACCCCGGGCTGGTGGAAGAAATCCTGTCACTGGACTcaagagacagacaaagaaatGGTCCGAGGTCTGTCGGGGAGCCCATCAGGGGTTCATGCTGTGCTGCTGGTTGTGCCCTTGGACCTGAGGTTCAGAGAAGCTCAACAGGTCGCTCTGGAGGAACACATGAACCTCTTTGATACCAGCATCTGGAAACACACCATGGTTTTGTTCACATACGGAGACAAACTAGCAGATGAAACCATTGAGGAGCACATTGAGAGGGAGCATAGCGCGCTGCGCTGGTTGGTGGACAAGTGTGAGAACAAATACCATGTTATAAACAATATGAAGAAAAGTGATCTGAGTCAGGTCACCAAGCTGTTTGAGAAGATAGAGGAAATGGTGGCAGGGAACAATGGACGGCTCTTCAGCCCCGACGTGAACAAGATCCACGAGAGAATCGAAGAGAAGTTCAGGAGGTGTCAGCTCAAAAATGTGCTGAAGCAGCGAgtggaggaggagtacaggaggagagagctggagctgatgaCGGGCTTCAGGGAAACACTCTACAAGCTGCAAACTGATATCAAGGAAAACGTGGCGAGCACTAAACTCAAGTCACTGA TTGCTGACATGACCAAAATCAAAGCCAAGGGAATCGGTCAGAAGAAGAAAGGCggaaaggagaaggaggacaaCACAGACGCAATATTCAGCCATTATATTGAGAAGCTGAACAAGGACATCATGAGATCCACAGATCATCTGGGGAACAGCATGGACTTCTTAGTCCCAGACT TGAAGGGAAGCAATCCAGCGCCATCTACCACCAACTCTCAGTCAGAGAGGAAGCGGTCATTGAACCAGTCCTCAGCCCCCTTTGATAATGTTCTAAGATGGCTGTCCTCTCTTCAGCTCGCAAGAAATCCGGAGAGCGAGCTGACCCTCAACTTCTCTCAGACGTCGGGATACAGATCAGTGCTGCCACAAGACGACTTAGATTTAGACACAGAGGCTGATTTTCTTGAATGA
- the LOC115591223 gene encoding GTPase IMAP family member 8-like isoform X2 has translation MERDLGEKDSISPSEIRLVLIGGRWAGKSSCGNTILGEGRFECGRTRTAQSEARHTEVEGRRLIVVDAPGWKCSLSLTEIPERDKQSFKLNASKCPPGPNVFLLVIPIDCAFSGEQRRIVEQHMRLLREQAWRYTMVLFTCGDILGKKTIEQHIESEGDALKWLIDKCRHRYHVFNNKEKSDSSQVTQLLEKINEMVRHNEGSYYEVDEQTLNIIETKQREVAEKAEKRRRRAEEQRQQMKTVLEESTETLQKLKIVVLGSRGVGKTSVGNTILGIKETEDGRRTAHSVARQGFVGKTEVTVVDTPGWWKSFLVYDTTEAIIEEVKLSMFLCPPGPHVFLLVIDADGSFNANHLDAVTTHMELLGEEVWRRTIVVFTRGDWLGSNTIEQYIEGEGQAMQSLVEQCGNRYHVIDNKNADDGTQVTELLEKITETVAGNGWDHFAPDEEIFLTIQEKRRQVEERARLRESQVKARRRVLSGSSNRLQELRIAMLGQRTSGKTATGNNILRKGVFPTCENMHCQEEKGEVAGRSITVIDTPGWWKKSCHWTQETDKEMVRGLSGSPSGVHAVLLVVPLDLRFREAQQVALEEHMNLFDTSIWKHTMVLFTYGDKLADETIEEHIEREHSALRWLVDKCENKYHVINNMKKSDLSQVTKLFEKIEEMVAGNNGRLFSPDVNKIHERIEEKFRRCQLKNVLKQRVEEEYRRRELELMTGFRETLYKLQTDIKENVASTKLKSLIADMTKIKAKGIGQKKKGGKEKEDNTDAIFSHYIEKLNKDIMRSTDHLGNSMDFLVPDLKGSNPAPSTTNSQSERKRSLNQSSAPFDNVLRWLSSLQLARNPESELTLNFSQTSGYRSVLPQDDLDLDTEADFLE, from the exons GAGAGAAAGACAGCATCAGCCCATCGGAGATCAGACTCGTTCTTATTGGTGGAAGATGGGCTGGCAAGAGCTCCTGTGGCAACACCATTCTGGGAGAGGGCAGGTTTGAGTGTGGCCGAACCCGAACGGCTCAGTCTGAAGCGAGACATACAGAGGTGGAGGGCAGGAGGCTCATTGTGGTCGATGCTCCAGGATGGAAatgctccctctccctcactgaGATCCCAGAGAGGGACAAGCAAAGCTTTAAACTCAATGCCTCAAAGTGTCCACCCGGACCAAATGTTTTCCTCCTTGTCATTCCCATAGACTGTGCTTTCTCCGGGGAGCAGAGGAGGATTGTGGAGCAGCACATGAGGTTGCTAAGGGAGCAGGCCTGGAGATACACCATGGTGTTGTTCACCTGTGGGGACATCCTCGGGAAGAAGACGATAGAGCAGCACATTGAGAGTGAGGGAGACGCACTCAAGTGGTTGATAGATAAATGCAGGCACAGGTACCACGTGTTTAACAATAAGGAGAAGAGTGACTCATCTCAGGTGACGCAGCTGCTGGAGAAGATCAATGAGATGGTGCGGCACAACGAAGGCAGCTACTACGAGGTAGACGAACAGACGCTCAACATCATTGAAACGAAACAGCGAGAAGTGGCCGAAAAGGCTGAAAAGAGACGACGGAGGGCCGaagaacaaagacaacaaatgaaaacagtcCTTGAAG AGTCGACGGAAACTCTCCAAAAACTCAAAATAGTTGTCTTGGGAAGCCGGGGCGTTGGGAAAACCTCAGTGGGGAACACCATCTTGGGAATCAAAGAGACAGAAGACGGGAGGAGAACGGCACATTCCGTGGCCCGGCAGGGTTTTGTGGGTAAAACTGAAGTGACTGTTGTTGACACACCAGGTTGGTGGAAAAGCTTCCTTGTGTACGACACAACTGAAGCGATCATAGAGGAAGTGAAGCTCAGCATGTTTCTGTGCCCCCCTGGGCCGCACGTCTTCCTGCTGGTTATAGATGCAGATGGATCTTTTAATGCCAATCACTTGGATGCAGTGACGACACACATGGAGCTTCTCGGAGAAGAAGTGTGGAGACGCACCATCGTAGTCTTCACCAGGGGAGACTGGCTGGGCTCAAACACCATAGAGCAGTACATCGAAGGAGAGGGACAGGCCATGCAGTCCCTGGTCGAACAATGTGGAAACAGATACCATGTCATCGACAACAAGAATGCAGATGATGGTACTCaagtcacagagctgctggagaaaaTCACTGAGACTGTGGCTGGAAATGGTTGGGACCATTTTGCCCCGGATGAGGAGATATTTCTGACCATTCAAGAGAAAAGACGACAAGTGGAAGAAAGAGCAAGACTGAGGGAAAGTCAAGTCAAGGCCAGAAGAAGAGTCCTCAGCG GTTCCAGCAATAGATTACAGGAGCTGAGGATAGCAATGCTCGGTCAGAGGACATCTGGAAAGACTGCAACAGGAAATAACATCCTCCGTAAAGGAGTGTTCCCCACCTGTGAGAATATGCACTGTCAGGAAGAGAAGGGGGAAGTTGCTGGCAGATCGATCACAGTGATCGACACCCCGGGCTGGTGGAAGAAATCCTGTCACTGGACTcaagagacagacaaagaaatGGTCCGAGGTCTGTCGGGGAGCCCATCAGGGGTTCATGCTGTGCTGCTGGTTGTGCCCTTGGACCTGAGGTTCAGAGAAGCTCAACAGGTCGCTCTGGAGGAACACATGAACCTCTTTGATACCAGCATCTGGAAACACACCATGGTTTTGTTCACATACGGAGACAAACTAGCAGATGAAACCATTGAGGAGCACATTGAGAGGGAGCATAGCGCGCTGCGCTGGTTGGTGGACAAGTGTGAGAACAAATACCATGTTATAAACAATATGAAGAAAAGTGATCTGAGTCAGGTCACCAAGCTGTTTGAGAAGATAGAGGAAATGGTGGCAGGGAACAATGGACGGCTCTTCAGCCCCGACGTGAACAAGATCCACGAGAGAATCGAAGAGAAGTTCAGGAGGTGTCAGCTCAAAAATGTGCTGAAGCAGCGAgtggaggaggagtacaggaggagagagctggagctgatgaCGGGCTTCAGGGAAACACTCTACAAGCTGCAAACTGATATCAAGGAAAACGTGGCGAGCACTAAACTCAAGTCACTGA TTGCTGACATGACCAAAATCAAAGCCAAGGGAATCGGTCAGAAGAAGAAAGGCggaaaggagaaggaggacaaCACAGACGCAATATTCAGCCATTATATTGAGAAGCTGAACAAGGACATCATGAGATCCACAGATCATCTGGGGAACAGCATGGACTTCTTAGTCCCAGACT TGAAGGGAAGCAATCCAGCGCCATCTACCACCAACTCTCAGTCAGAGAGGAAGCGGTCATTGAACCAGTCCTCAGCCCCCTTTGATAATGTTCTAAGATGGCTGTCCTCTCTTCAGCTCGCAAGAAATCCGGAGAGCGAGCTGACCCTCAACTTCTCTCAGACGTCGGGATACAGATCAGTGCTGCCACAAGACGACTTAGATTTAGACACAGAGGCTGATTTTCTTGAATGA